In Miscanthus floridulus cultivar M001 chromosome 19, ASM1932011v1, whole genome shotgun sequence, the DNA window TGATCTCAGGTTTGGAGCTTAGAAAAATAGATTTTTTAttcatgaaaatgaaaaaaagaaacaGTCTTTGCAGCTAGTAAAAAAGCACTGCTACAACCCACAGGCCGCAACCCAAATACACTGTACACAGTACCGAAAACATTACCAGAACATGACTTACCACCTTCACACCATTGCTTACTATCAAGGTAGGCGTTAGGGTATCCAAACCCTGAAAAACAAGATTCTCACAACTTAATAACCTAACATAACGGGGATGAACAAAAAATCCAGAGATTGCTGTAAGTCATGATATTCAATGATCGAATGACATAAGACATAACATCATAATGTGCCATTGCGCCATCTAGAATAAGCCGTAGATCACAGTCACTTGCATGAGCATTCACTGCAGTCCTCAACTCATTTATCTGTTTATTTTGGTCCTCTAGCCATCTAGCATATTCAATGTCAAAAGTCAACACTCCTGCAACAAGTTTATAATTTCAGATGCACTTCTAAGGATAAAGATAGCACTCAATCAAGATAGATTAATTAAATCCAGAAACACATAGAGGTACACAGATATAACAAATTAAAATATTTCCATTTCCTCTCATGGCATAGGTTTGATCTTCAGAGCTCGAAATGAAGATTCCCTGAAAGTAATATCAAAGAGAGTCAAAATAACAGCACAAAGGTACTATTTTCCAAGCACTCAGTAAACATACATGCAACTAAGAAAGTGTTACCTGCTGGTGAGCTTTCTGGAGTTCCTGCTCCAGTTGTGCAAGTTTCAGCTTACTGCTCTCCGGTTGCTGCACATATGCCTTCACCAAAGATGAGAAGCAAATTGTGATGGCTAATTTGATATATGGAGAACAGACGTGCATCTTGTTGCTCCAAATTAATTTGACATGGATAGCTCAAGGTTGCAGGTGAGTCTCAACGACGATGCTTTTGATTTGAGAACTATGAAGATGAAGCTAAACAGTACGCTGTTAGCGTGTAGTTGGAGGAAAGCAAGATCATCTTATCTGAACTCAGTCATACACAGCAGCAGCAGATATACTTTTATAAGAACAAAAAATATTGAATGATCAAGATTGACTGAAAAAAACACAAAATTCCTTGGTCCAACCAAATGAATCAGATTAAACTTCATTCATTCCGCCCCTGAGGACCAGTATCAGTTTTAGGAGCTTCTAAATTTCCAGAGGAAACACTTAGTTATCGCTCTAATCAGAGCTTTATTTCATCATATGATGTGGTATCTATAACATGTACCTTCAGGTTTCAACAAGAATTCCAGTTCTTATGTGTGCTGATCAATGCCGAGAGCAGGCCAGCTGATGCCATCAGCCGAGCAGCATGGAGCTTCCGAGCAGACCTCTATCAAACTAAAATCAATGAGCCAATTATATCCAATTTGACTTGCAAATTAACAATCCAATAATAGTAGCatcttatgcaatgcaagcaatctCACGGAACGACACCACACCAACTTGCTGCGAAAGCTGAAGTGAAATCGCTGCAGGACAAACACGACACAGGACGCGTAGTGCTGACAGCCTGACATGGCATGCATAGTGGGGCAGTATGTATAACCTGCTGCAGCGTCTGGCCATCAGAACAAATAGTAAGGAAGCTAACCTTGTCGATCGTGTGTATGGCAAGAAGATTTGGTTCTTGCTCAGCTCGGCGAAATCAGAATTTGAAGGTGAGGTTTGTACGGCAAGATCAGGAGCTTCTCTGCTCGGCGAGATTAGGTACCTGTTCTGCTCGTCGAGGCGCTTCTCTGCTCGGTGAGATCAAGTAATTGTTCTGTTCGGCGATGAAATCCCAATATCACCTTCTAGTTTTATATAGAAGATCCAAAcgaagaaaaaagcaaaaggaattCGTGTAGAACGGGGAGTTTAATATAGAAGATCCAAACGAGATTAATGTTTGATCCAAACGGGTCACAGGCGCAGGCCGGAGGAACGtcagcacgggcactatactacaAGTTAACTGGAACGATCAGAGATCACTCCGTGGTAACTGGTAATCTGCTGCTAGCAACCTACGCCAGCTGTTGTTTCCCAGTTCTCACTGGAAGTTACTCCGAATACTTCACAGCTATACTTCCATAAAaaatattttgtttattttgttataCAAATGCAGAAATGCTCGAATTAGCAACAAATTCATTTTAATACGAAGCGACAGGTCAGTGTCTTTGTGATTAAGCAATCAAAAGGACAAGAAATGTAAACACTCTGTAAATTATATTCTTGGAAAGGGCGAACAAACAAGAAATTGGTTAAGGCTTTGGCAAGATACGCTGACTGCTACTAAGCAACTGGAATATATGGCAAAAGGAACATGAACTTTGCTCTAGTTTGATACGGTAAGCTTTTAACTGCATGAATAAGCAATTCTATGATCTATTTACCAATCAGCAGGATAGATAGATAGAAGAGGAACTATGTTCAAAATTCTTACAAATTCATCCGGAAGAATCGATGCAACTTCATATGCAAGTAAAAGAAATGAGAATCTTTGCAACCAGGCAGATTATTATGCTACAACTACATGCCTGGAATCGATCAAAATTGCGTAGTAGAAATTTATCTCAAGAATTGGGATGTCAAAACAGCACGGAACTCACCTCGTGTAGGGGCACTGCGGCGGGGAAAGGTGCATGCCGTCGCCGTGCTTGCGTGCGCCGAGCCTTGTCGCGTTGTTCCTCGCGAAACCTCGCTCCACCACGGCGGCAACGTCGTCCGCGGACGCGCCGTACCAGGCGAACTTGGCGGTTCCGGCGGCGGCTCCGCGCGCGTCGGCGAGCAACCGCGCCTGCTCCTGGAACGCGGTGGTCCTCGCGCCGTGCGCGATCTTGCGCACCGCCGTGATCGCCGCGCCGTGCTGCGCCATCCCGTAGCTGAGGAACAGCTTGCTGACGACCTGGTAGTACTTGTCGTTCTCCTCGAGCCTCGCCGCCGCGTTCCCCCACGCCTTCCTCCTCTTGGCGTCCACCCCCACCCCGGGGCTCTCCCCTGAGCGCTCGTCCACGCCCGAGGATGACTCGGCCTCGTCCTCCGCCGCCGGCGCGCCGTCGTCCCTCTTGCGCTTGTTCCTCCCTCCGCCGCAGTCGGCGGGCGCCGGGAAGAAGCAGCCCCCGCGGTGGTCGATCCACGCCAGCCCGGTCTCCTCGCCGGTGGCCTCGTCGATCCTGACCATCCACAGGAAGTCGAACAGGTACGCCTTTCCCCCGCACGAGGCGTCGGCCATCGCCCTCCTCTCCTGGAACGCCCGCCGCAGCCGCGGCACCGCCTCCCCGGTGACGTCGACCCACTTGCCGTCCTCAAAGCAGAGGAACCTCGCCGGCGCGCTGCTCCGCCGGAACTCCCGCCACCCCCGCAGCAGCGTCGACgtgccggcggcggccgcggatTTCTCGTGCGTCAATTTTTCTCGCGTCAATATTCCTTTTTCCGCGACCCAGGAAGGTGAGGAGGAATACCATATGATCGTTGGATCATGCGTTAGTAATGAATGAGAATATCGAACACAGATCTAGCCGGTTGATTCGgatatggttgattttgtgtgTATAATTTTTAGAGTGTATTTAGGATGGTCATCTCAGCGGGGGACGTTTTTCTGGATAGaccaaacgaagaaaacttggtGTATTAGTAGGGTAGATACATCACATGTTTGACATAtgttagatgctaatctagagatgaatagctacaattaacttggaatcaaattataaaatatatagctcaactaatggctttttatgcaaaatattgtcaagccagctccacttataaagcctttgcatgatccttggtgtcactttattttttggtttatgatgggtaagtctagctgagtatatttgaGTACTCATGGTTTATCCCACCaggttgcaggtgaagttctcggcctgctgaagatgatgGCTAACCGCCGGTAGGCTCGAGGACTCTATATTGTGTTCTTATCTATATgtttttatcagaggatgtcatgtatgctagcaatgtatttggaatttatattattgtaatcagttgaaagctatattgttttcactaatcggttttgaaaccgaaacttatattattatttgtgaactcattataaacattatttctgctacaactctatgtatatgatgtgtatttgcttaatcgtgtgatcttggttatgatgtggatttactgaggtccttcgtgacactcggcggactactaggtttatataagtgaaagtatgtgcacgtcaacgtgttaaacagggatagccatacttgatcttgtataaattggacggttctgtcatagctagcatcagagcaagattaagtataatactgtcatgtacatagttttaaaaacaaagttttgatttTAAAAGCTTATttggactaaaactttagctacaagcaaatttgtcaaaactaatttgtaaaactatgctacagacaacctctagttaagctcaattaaggactactaggtggctaagTAAACTGATACTAACTATGGGGATTTACTtaattgcaatttttatttcgtcgtccatatggtgtGCTAatatatggatgccattcgcttgaatggtaatgtatggatcaatatacctctatgTCCAGGTAAGTTGGTGAGTGGTACaactgcaagatgtgagcgtgcggtcaaaggggagaggtagttttgatactaaagtatatatatctcatatatatacgaaagtatttaattgtgggttagttttgatacagctgtatatgcatatttatatgtatgtatagacgtatttacgtatgggtagctttgatatagaagtatatatatatatatatatataattatatatatatatataattctatatatatatatggaagtatttagaacgAAACCTAGAGACCAAATTTTCATTTCCGCAtacatataattgtggggttgggctaaaataaaATTCTTCTGCAGGTACGtaaaccacgaatgcgtagattgaatgtagctgacgactagctatatatcaagagagtacgtattatgccaccgacatagaacatgattgccaccttaggctggcaattttgtgaggatgaataggacggtcatgcatcatgattgtgcttgtacataaatatgcttccctcactttgttctaatactaagtaacttgtgatcaatgtgatgttactatcttccctgtgtgaagctaggcaaaatgccttgttccatgccgctcgaatagctgtgcttgaagatagtgtgtgattagctttgccttgtatgtttgcttccaaaggacatAGATGATAAGTTAttagttagcaaaaacttcaccctttTGAAAACTAAAACTTGTAGTGATACCTTGTCAGAAGCCTGCACATGCTTTTCTTTTAAATATAATGTCAGGTTCTTCCTTTCAAGTTATCTTCACATTAGTTCTTTAGACATGTggttgcttgcttcctaggtattaccatgatgtatgtgtgaatGTGTTGTGCTCTAGGTGGTaccatagttgtcaccctttttgtcctcggtaagcatgtgAGTGTGAACTGCCTTATCCTAGAACAACACTCAGGTTAtgttaatctcatggttgtctccaagtagattcccttgcttaggagcttgagccTATGTGTGTGATTGTTAGTCCTTGAATGTTTGTGTATCCATGCTTTTGCTTGACTCGTGAGTCCAAGCTTGGTTCCCATAAACGCTTGCATATGTCATGGATGTCTTGCTCCTGTGTGTGAAGACCCTGCCCAAAAATCCTTGTTGTACATCTCTGCCCTTATCCTAAAGGTGATCTAGTGCAACGCTAACCTCTCGCTGCCTGAACCTCGGAGTCCTTTCCTTGcaaatcatgtcattgctttatcaactgaatccctgaGTAGTGTATCGGCTTTGTCCCTCAAATCTCGCTTGTTTTATCTCCAAATATCTCAAGTCTCtgaatgtttatcagtcttgatctcatattGCTGCCCAACAAGATCGCATCTCATATTACTCTTTTATCTAGTAATCTCCTTGGTAAAAACAAGGCATGCGTGGAAAATTTATGTCAGAGTCTCATGCTCAGTTGTCTTCATTGGTTAATTTATGTTTCTCATGTGCCATGTCTTTTTGTTGGACTaccccttgttgactcctaaccttgtgactacctttgcttgctatccctcctttgcataatGCTGGTTCATACAACCTAATCTCTGCCACTTggaatttcactttggttgtgcGCTCGGTAATGGTGTTATGATTAGCAACTAATGGTGCCATGATGAAACTAGGAGCCTCCTGTGGCGCacgacacaaggttgtgctgctcagtATGTGCttgtatcgaggtttctagtcatgatccattatgaaACCACATTGATGtgttatttcttgtgggatttttCCTTGGTTATTTCTCTATATCTAATCAGAAGATCCCTATATCAGACCAAAAGTAATAAAGCTTCCTTCCGAAGTTGCAAAGAAGATAACCTTTCAAGAACaggtcaccgacataaacattaaaaactacaagaggtggtagatgaGTGATTCTACTTGGCTATCCCTGTAATgatgtcgatcatctagtgagcaacttatgtcatccccgcTGGATTAGAAAGGTACACGACATGTAAcattggacaagttatcagttaAGAGACAATGGATGaagatattatgtgctgtaataggtcaccgggTGCTCATGAGCTTCATGTCCAAGTTCTCAACCTTTACGTGCATAAGGATCATGCAGTCAAAAACtaaccttctttggtgtgacccatTTTCTACTGACTTTGATATTGACTGTCTGTTTGCGCATCCACTATGATTGTTGCCATCAAAAAGGAAGATTTGGAAATTttaagtgttgagagacaactaattagttactagtaggaaagTTAATCTCTGGCTAGGTAATGACTCCTTGGTAGCTACAAAGTCtatgtctcacagaacaatgttaagcaagGAAACAGCAAAGCTAGTCAGTGATGcaagtactgctttcttctccagaTCCTGTGTTGTCAAggcaattccatcttggacaatcacacaaatagtacaagatgttgtatcagctaggtaaagagctagagaaagcacgtcctTAGTTGAGGACAACATCACTATGCATCTAGGTGCTGCaaaaggatttgttcaggaccctattggatgaagtgccgaagaaTAGTTAGAAATGGTCCCTTATCTTTGCTAGACTACCCCTCTACATGTAGTATGCGTTGTGCCCTacaaaaatagcccacaagtctagtgcttgtgtatcatcgagttggtgtctaaatcaatggttgagattgtttcctaagaggcatgtaaggaaaaaccctagcctccatcctcagtgagAAAGTTACTACTGCTTCTATACAAAGAGTTAGagagtgcagaacacactccacaatgtgtgatgcaaagaaaaagaagaatgggaaatctGTTCAGATTTCATGGCACCAAACCAATTATCTTTAAGCTAGTGATTAGaagctcaaacatggttggattgtcaCAAGACTTGGCAagctcattcctcacttaggGTACTTCGAtatcttaagttggtttgaggattgattgagtaaagcatcagatttgagagatgttttatcAGTTTGGGTCACTAAAATTTCAGAACAAAGCAGTTTtagtagatgatttgtttggattaTCAAATGGTGTtgttttgagctgaattttggttagTAGTTAGAAGACTCTTGGATCTatatgcctaccaaaatttgtgcacaatagAGTAGTattttgtgagatatgaactagAAACCAAGGTGTAtagaatctatgatttctctattgactgctatcatccctcacattagaaggttgtgtttgtaatcgatgccaagattagcaacatggtcaatACTTTTCCATTAGATAATCCTTTGGATGCCCTAGATAAGGCTCCTTGCACCCGTTGTGCATTGCCTTGCTTCCTATCTCTGCAATTTTGTGAGCAGTCAGGGTGTTCTAAACAGTCAACTCAAAGCAGTATGAGTTGAAGATAAAGTGGAAAGGTGCCAAATAATGGATTTTAGATTATGTTCATGAGTTGCTAATTAATCCTAAAAATAAAGCCTCAATGTTAAAAGTAGTTCAACAAGTAAGCTTTGTTGGATTGTAATTGTACcgtaaaggaaagttgtactcaagctactttggtagaggactgcttttcaAAATTTGTGAATGAATTTTCAACCACTGTTGTCCTTCGAGCATCACTATTCTCCTTCTCTGTAAAAATCTTTAACCTTAGTTCATCCTTTGGTACTtgctatgtgtttttacccaagagattgcatcagattcaacctagataattgttgccgcttggatacaaGGATCCCCTTAACTAATGATCGTCAAAACCGCTGAGCcgatagagtcagctatcacattcactacTCTCTCAACATACTCAGATAATACCATGttgtcattagagaaagagaactgtacacatggaacattatataGTTTTCCATCAGTTGGCATTTGAGTGATTGGACAGTTACGACCGGCATAGGCATGACCTATTGGATTAGTCAGTTTTTCACCGCCTCAGAAGATGTTTACCTGTCTATGTTCTCATCCCTTATAGAAAATTGTACATGCTATGCCCAATAGAGAGGCAGAGGATGCGAGTAGTTCATTATGCTCTAAACCAACCTTCATACACCAAGAACAAGTACTCAGAACAGCGTTGTCCTAGATTCCTCTGAAAGTAACAATGCTTGACGAgaatcaatgaaggaaattcaATAGACAAAAAATTTACAACGAATAACAAGTATCAGagagtgacttgaccaaattagcctctttgATGCTCGGAGCTAAGTGACCTAATGCTATCGCAGACATTGAAAATTTGGATGACATGCTtcccttcccttaaaagtctttcgcaccgaatctcggggcAAGATTCTTGTAAGGgtggagggctataacaccctggtTGTTAGCCACTTGCTAGGTAGTGGGTTTGAGTTCAAACATGACAGATCAAGAGGTAATTAGGAGCTTTAATTCCTTATCTCTgaaatggtgatgaaggtgttgaggttaaatgtatgaaaatgagcccaacttaaatttggacaacacaccattgcttacatgttgacccttttcaaatgtatGCTTGGCTAGTGTTAAACATGGCTCTATCATGATCATCACCTTAGCTTCTATCTATCTCCatcattggaaaagtttcatgaagtttggagccaagaagtcacatgaaatgatgagttataacctttcttgaattgcttcatcgggtgaatgggaacatgggatgttgaccaaaccttgctgtcttgcccaaatgactctaattgaattctacaacaaaagtcatgaagggttcatgttgagcaaatgtccagaaaatgcttcaatggaccagaaagcataatttaaagctttatcgtgatgctgctttgaccaaaatGGAACTTTAGTTTCTATGTAGTTCTGAGGtttgaccttaaatgaaagttgtagtttaACTTCTATAGaataaactttgtttaagggtcaagagctagtttggtccctaacttagtcaaatagggCTCTCAAGGATCAACTTAGTGTTGTTTTAAAATTCCAAAACCCGGCCAAGTGTTGGAGTCGAAGCTTTCAATTTTCAATTTTCATGTAGCCCCCTTTGGggaattttagtttgcaaaccatttcaaattttgccAAACTCCTTTAATCAAAATTGTAGTACTCATGTAACCCTACAATAATGAGCAATTTGTTGATTGAATCAT includes these proteins:
- the LOC136527289 gene encoding inactive poly [ADP-ribose] polymerase RCD1-like isoform X4; its protein translation is MADASCGGKAYLFDFLWMVRIDEATGEETGLAWIDHRGGCFFPAPADCGGGRNKRKRDDGAPAAEDEAESSSGVDERSGESPGVGVDAKRRKAWGNAAARLEENDKYYQVVSKLFLSYGMAQHGAAITAVRKIAHGARTTAFQEQARLLADARGAAAGTAKFAWYGASADDVAAVVERGFARNNATRLGARKHGDGMHLSPPQCPYTRTIT
- the LOC136527289 gene encoding inactive poly [ADP-ribose] polymerase RCD1-like isoform X2; translation: MADASCGGKAYLFDFLWMVRIDEATGEETGLAWIDHRGGCFFPAPADCGGGRNKRKRDDGAPAAEDEAESSSGVDERSGESPGVGVDAKRRKAWGNAAARLEENDKYYQVVSKLFLSYGMAQHGAAITAVRKIAHGARTTAFQEQARLLADARGAAAGTAKFAWYGASADDVAAVVERGFARNNATRLGARKHGDGMHLSPPQCPYTRGLLGSSMLLG
- the LOC136527289 gene encoding inactive poly [ADP-ribose] polymerase RCD1-like isoform X1, with protein sequence MADASCGGKAYLFDFLWMVRIDEATGEETGLAWIDHRGGCFFPAPADCGGGRNKRKRDDGAPAAEDEAESSSGVDERSGESPGVGVDAKRRKAWGNAAARLEENDKYYQVVSKLFLSYGMAQHGAAITAVRKIAHGARTTAFQEQARLLADARGAAAGTAKFAWYGASADDVAAVVERGFARNNATRLGARKHGDGMHLSPPQCPYTSLIEVCSEAPCCSADGISWPALGIDQHT
- the LOC136527289 gene encoding inactive poly [ADP-ribose] polymerase RCD1-like isoform X3 — encoded protein: MADASCGGKAYLFDFLWMVRIDEATGEETGLAWIDHRGGCFFPAPADCGGGRNKRKRDDGAPAAEDEAESSSGVDERSGESPGVGVDAKRRKAWGNAAARLEENDKYYQVVSKLFLSYGMAQHGAAITAVRKIAHGARTTAFQEQARLLADARGAAAGTAKFAWYGASADDVAAVVERGFARNNATRLGARKHGDGMHLSPPQCPYTRHMCSNRRAVS